In Taeniopygia guttata chromosome Z, bTaeGut7.mat, whole genome shotgun sequence, one genomic interval encodes:
- the LOC140681990 gene encoding uncharacterized protein produces MPGPGSTTATPAFAATAPTSCSASGAGARKLISTGLTSHMAEQFAGRAGRARSLPAAAHGAAAAAARRPPCGFLLLHRERTLPDGRELRSPRPGRFQQPPGERPLLAWRPPSGFHLLHRDRPLPARWEGPSRFQELYGQWPPPAEQEVLQIPPCDLLGFCGEPLLPLAGAQPRSRFQDLYGEQLPPVDRELLRMQPCSFQPLHREQQPQASVPQAASGTSAPSAPPGSAAASTASSSAQKAPGEEQLPPVDLGFAIEQMIQEIRRSLSERSPSAQGNINVVPESSEGEPVDRAAAEETPSGTESCGNSSPEPEEPDPV; encoded by the exons ATGCCGGGGCCTGGCTCCACTACAGCAACCCCTGCTTTCGCCGCGACCGCCCCGACCTCCTGCTCCGCGTCAGGCGCTGGAGCACGCAAATTGATAAGCACTGGCCTCACTTCACATATGGCAGAGCAATTTGCCGGACGGGCAGGGCGGGCACGCTCGCTTCCAGCCGCTGCCCACGGagcggccgccgctgccgcccggcGCCCGCCCTGCGgcttcctcctgctgcacagggagcGGACGCTGCCGGACGGGCGGGAGCTGcgcagcccccggcccggccgcttCCAGCAGCCGCCCGGAGAGCGGCCGCTGCTCGCCTGGCGCCCGCCCAGCGGCTTCCACCTGCTGCACCGGGACCGGCCCTTGCCGGCCCGGTGGGAGGGGCCGAGCCGCTTCCAGGAGCTCTATGGGCAGTGGCCACCGCCCGCCGAGCAGGAGGTGCTTCAGATCCCGCCCTGTGACTTGCTCGGTTTCTGCGGggagccgctgctgccgctCGCGGGGGCGCAGCCCCGCAGCCGCTTCCAGGACCTCTACGGAGAGCAGCTGCCTCCGGTCGACCGGGAGCTGCTcaggatgcagccctgcagcttccagcctctccacagggagcagcagccccaagCCTCTGTCCCACAAG CTGCCTCGGGCACTTCAGCCCCCAGTGCTccacctggcagtgctgcagcatcaacagcctccagctcagcacagaagGCCCCTGGGGAAGAGCAATTGCCACCAGTGGATCTGGGCTTTGCCATAGAGCAAATGATTCAGGAGATCAGGAGGTCCCTGTCTGAAAggtctccctctgctcag GGGAATATTAATGTTGTCCCTGAGTCTTCAGAAGGGGAGCCTGTGGACCGAGCTGCAGCCGAGGAAACTCCATCTGGCACCGAGAGCTGCGGGAACAGTTCTCCAGAGCCTGAGGAGCCTG aTCCAGTGTGA